One region of Mus musculus strain C57BL/6J chromosome 3, GRCm38.p6 C57BL/6J genomic DNA includes:
- the Lrif1 gene encoding ligand-dependent nuclear receptor-interacting factor 1 isoform X2, translating to MSNSLQSVILKTAEEKSGSRCISGCMYQVVPTIGSDGKKLLQLLPISKSSGNLIPVVQSPVMSHGLKANTEKPVQVTFQTQISSSSTSASVQLPVFQPANTTKCFFTGAIDTTGKDRVTSVRTGNFTPPVSNIQNHGVKIHKLTRQTFTIPPSTQNDSSHFIFNTPSLLPNVNSSILPSGNHLKIPAHAEVKSVLASSLPPLVQQKILGTATTSTSGTVEASQIPTVVYVHPVNSVKFVVTKKTQTIYPKPVTFNTLQIPPNVATETQLKGGQHPQAAPVNSIFQEYLQPGIPCIIPVKSSNNVATKVLNTFVGRKNLGDNTIDTPLLNTNSSGRTHSVSEPIKDNALIMFNGKVWLNEKGTCGLPSKIDQQNSVSSDIPLKDSSQLVSSSIVTEISREILNSVLVKSKSFQLKTKSLSNSQLASMANLRAEKNEKVERPSFSVTNPHTMNQSTHCLKQSKTVFINPVFPDGFRTGQNAPRKGNLVQNIEKICSSVDAATVTSQQCVFRDQESQTQYEMASIVKKEIQEKGNNKKYSQGSHTNIKASCLKNDAEFKKLFGLTKDLRVCLTRIPDHLSSGKSFNSFNSLMKSSSYKDANIVVKKEEKKTEFL from the exons ATGTCTAATAGTCTCCAGAGCGTCATTCTGAAAACCGCAGAGGAAAAGTCAGGCTCGCGCTG tATTTCAGGGTGCATGTACCAAGTAGTTCCTACGATTGGCAGCGATGGAAAAAAACTTCTGCAATTACTTCCAATTTCTAAATCTTCTGGAAATCTTATCCCAGTAGTTCAGTCTCCAGTCATGTCTCATGGTTTGAAAGCGAATACTGAAAAACCAGTTCAAGTTACTTTTCAAACTCAGATTTCCAGCTCTTCCACAAGTGCATCTGTTCAATTGCCTGTTTTTCAGCCAGCCAATACTACAAAATGTTTTTTTACAGGAGCAATAGATACAACAGGAAAAGATAGAGTTACTTCTGTGAGGACTGGAAATTTTACACCACCAGTTTCTAACATTCAGAATCATGGTGTGAAAATTCATAAACTCACCAGGCAAACATTTACTATTCCTCCCTCAACACAAAATGATTCATCTCATTTTATATTCAATACCCCAAGTCTCCTACCAAATGTGAATTCTTCAATTTTGCCTTCTGGGAATCATTTAAAGATTCCAGCCCATGCTGAAGTGAAATCTGTACTTGCATCATCCTTGCCTCCTTTGGTTCAGCAAAAGATACTTGGAACTGCAACCACAAGTACCTCAGGAACAGTTGAGGCCTCCCAAATACCAACAGTTGTTTATGTACATCCTGTAAATTCAGTGAAATTTGTTGTTACCAAGAAAACTCAGACTATTTACCCCAAACCAGTGACATTCAATACCTTGCAAATTCCACCAAATGTTGCTACAGAAACACAATTAAAAGGTGGTCAGCATCCTCAAGCTGCTCCAGTGAACTCGATTTTTCAGGAGTATCTACAGCCTGGAATCCCATGTATTATTCCTGTTAAGTCTTCAAATAATGTGGCTACAAAGGTTTTAAACACTTTTGTAGGTAGGAAAAATCTGGGAGATAATACAATAGATACACCTCTGTTGAATACCAACAGTTCTGGCAGGACACACTCCGTAAGTGAACCTATTAAAGATAATGCTTTGATAATGTTTAATGGGAAAGTCTGGTTGAATGAAAAGGGGACATGCGGTCTGCCATCAAAAATTGACCAGCAGAATTCTGTTTCTTCTGATATTCCACTAAAAGATTCATCACAGCTAGTAAGTTCAAGTATAGTCACAGAAATATCCAGAGAGATTTTAAATAGTGTTTTGGTTAAAAGTAAATCTTTTCAGTTGAAGACAAAATCACTTTCAAATTCCCAGCTTGCTTCCATGGCCAATCTAAGAGCAGAGAAGAATGAAAAAGTGGAGAGACCATCTTTTTCTGTCACAAATCCACATACTATGAACCAGTCCACTCACTGCCTTAAACAGAGTAAGACTGTATTTATAAACCCAGTTTTTCCAGATGGATTTAGGACAGGACAGAATGCCCCCAGAAAAGGAAATCTCGTCCAGAACATAGAGAAAATATGTTCCTCTGTTGATGCAGCAACTGTTACTTCTCAACAGTGTGTTTTCAGAGACCAAGAATCACAG ACGCAGTATGAGATGGCATCAATAGTAAAAAAGGAAattcaagaaaaaggaaataacaaGAAATATTCTCAAGGAAGCCATACTAATATTAAGGCATCATGTCTGAAGAATGATGCTGAATTTAAAAAGCTATTTGGTCTCACTAAAGATTTGAGAGTATGTCTTACTCGAATTCCTGACCATCTGAGCTCTGGAAAAAGTTTTAATTCCTTTAACAGTTTGATGAAAAGTAGTTCTTACAAAGATGCAAACATTgtggtgaagaaagaagaaaaaaa AACAGAGtttctctaa
- the Lrif1 gene encoding ligand-dependent nuclear receptor-interacting factor 1 isoform 1 (isoform 1 is encoded by transcript variant 1) has protein sequence MSNSLQSVILKTAEEKSGSRCISGCMYQVVPTIGSDGKKLLQLLPISKSSGNLIPVVQSPVMSHGLKANTEKPVQVTFQTQISSSSTSASVQLPVFQPANTTKCFFTGAIDTTGKDRVTSVRTGNFTPPVSNIQNHGVKIHKLTRQTFTIPPSTQNDSSHFIFNTPSLLPNVNSSILPSGNHLKIPAHAEVKSVLASSLPPLVQQKILGTATTSTSGTVEASQIPTVVYVHPVNSVKFVVTKKTQTIYPKPVTFNTLQIPPNVATETQLKGGQHPQAAPVNSIFQEYLQPGIPCIIPVKSSNNVATKVLNTFVGRKNLGDNTIDTPLLNTNSSGRTHSVSEPIKDNALIMFNGKVWLNEKGTCGLPSKIDQQNSVSSDIPLKDSSQLVSSSIVTEISREILNSVLVKSKSFQLKTKSLSNSQLASMANLRAEKNEKVERPSFSVTNPHTMNQSTHCLKQSKTVFINPVFPDGFRTGQNAPRKGNLVQNIEKICSSVDAATVTSQQCVFRDQESQTQYEMASIVKKEIQEKGNNKKYSQGSHTNIKASCLKNDAEFKKLFGLTKDLRVCLTRIPDHLSSGKSFNSFNSLMKSSSYKDANIVVKKEEKKQSFSKKRKAETMKMGNTKKIKIENADDTVMSIMNGTDVASSQPLSSILPTSDISQHNIVTSHSTTREDKRTEAEHCSHEKQEKGTLSSSTSFEQSTFLNKNFMEDIFPVTPPELEETIRDEKIRRLKQILREKEAALEELRKKMYQKQ, from the exons ATGTCTAATAGTCTCCAGAGCGTCATTCTGAAAACCGCAGAGGAAAAGTCAGGCTCGCGCTG tATTTCAGGGTGCATGTACCAAGTAGTTCCTACGATTGGCAGCGATGGAAAAAAACTTCTGCAATTACTTCCAATTTCTAAATCTTCTGGAAATCTTATCCCAGTAGTTCAGTCTCCAGTCATGTCTCATGGTTTGAAAGCGAATACTGAAAAACCAGTTCAAGTTACTTTTCAAACTCAGATTTCCAGCTCTTCCACAAGTGCATCTGTTCAATTGCCTGTTTTTCAGCCAGCCAATACTACAAAATGTTTTTTTACAGGAGCAATAGATACAACAGGAAAAGATAGAGTTACTTCTGTGAGGACTGGAAATTTTACACCACCAGTTTCTAACATTCAGAATCATGGTGTGAAAATTCATAAACTCACCAGGCAAACATTTACTATTCCTCCCTCAACACAAAATGATTCATCTCATTTTATATTCAATACCCCAAGTCTCCTACCAAATGTGAATTCTTCAATTTTGCCTTCTGGGAATCATTTAAAGATTCCAGCCCATGCTGAAGTGAAATCTGTACTTGCATCATCCTTGCCTCCTTTGGTTCAGCAAAAGATACTTGGAACTGCAACCACAAGTACCTCAGGAACAGTTGAGGCCTCCCAAATACCAACAGTTGTTTATGTACATCCTGTAAATTCAGTGAAATTTGTTGTTACCAAGAAAACTCAGACTATTTACCCCAAACCAGTGACATTCAATACCTTGCAAATTCCACCAAATGTTGCTACAGAAACACAATTAAAAGGTGGTCAGCATCCTCAAGCTGCTCCAGTGAACTCGATTTTTCAGGAGTATCTACAGCCTGGAATCCCATGTATTATTCCTGTTAAGTCTTCAAATAATGTGGCTACAAAGGTTTTAAACACTTTTGTAGGTAGGAAAAATCTGGGAGATAATACAATAGATACACCTCTGTTGAATACCAACAGTTCTGGCAGGACACACTCCGTAAGTGAACCTATTAAAGATAATGCTTTGATAATGTTTAATGGGAAAGTCTGGTTGAATGAAAAGGGGACATGCGGTCTGCCATCAAAAATTGACCAGCAGAATTCTGTTTCTTCTGATATTCCACTAAAAGATTCATCACAGCTAGTAAGTTCAAGTATAGTCACAGAAATATCCAGAGAGATTTTAAATAGTGTTTTGGTTAAAAGTAAATCTTTTCAGTTGAAGACAAAATCACTTTCAAATTCCCAGCTTGCTTCCATGGCCAATCTAAGAGCAGAGAAGAATGAAAAAGTGGAGAGACCATCTTTTTCTGTCACAAATCCACATACTATGAACCAGTCCACTCACTGCCTTAAACAGAGTAAGACTGTATTTATAAACCCAGTTTTTCCAGATGGATTTAGGACAGGACAGAATGCCCCCAGAAAAGGAAATCTCGTCCAGAACATAGAGAAAATATGTTCCTCTGTTGATGCAGCAACTGTTACTTCTCAACAGTGTGTTTTCAGAGACCAAGAATCACAG ACGCAGTATGAGATGGCATCAATAGTAAAAAAGGAAattcaagaaaaaggaaataacaaGAAATATTCTCAAGGAAGCCATACTAATATTAAGGCATCATGTCTGAAGAATGATGCTGAATTTAAAAAGCTATTTGGTCTCACTAAAGATTTGAGAGTATGTCTTACTCGAATTCCTGACCATCTGAGCTCTGGAAAAAGTTTTAATTCCTTTAACAGTTTGATGAAAAGTAGTTCTTACAAAGATGCAAACATTgtggtgaagaaagaagaaaaaaaacag AGtttctctaagaaaagaaaagcggAAACCATGAAGATGGGTAacacaaaaaagataaaaattgagAATGCTGATGACACGGTCATGAGCATCATGAATGGAACTGATGTTGCTAGTTCCCAACCTCTCAGTAGTATTTTACCAACATCAGACATATCACAACATAACATTGTCACAAGCCATAGTACAACCAGGGAAGACAAGAGAACTGAGGCAGAACACTGTTCTCATGAGAAGCAGGAAAAAGGCACATTAAGTTCAAGCACATCTTTTGAACAAAgtacttttttaaataaaaactttatgGAAGATATTTTTCCAGTGACACCACCAGAACTAGAAGAAACCATCAGAGATGAAAAAATAAGAAGACTTAAGcaaattttaagagaaaaagaagcagcTCTTGAAGAATTGCGTAAGAAGATGtaccaaaaacaataa
- the Lrif1 gene encoding ligand-dependent nuclear receptor-interacting factor 1 isoform X1: protein MYQVVPTIGSDGKKLLQLLPISKSSGNLIPVVQSPVMSHGLKANTEKPVQVTFQTQISSSSTSASVQLPVFQPANTTKCFFTGAIDTTGKDRVTSVRTGNFTPPVSNIQNHGVKIHKLTRQTFTIPPSTQNDSSHFIFNTPSLLPNVNSSILPSGNHLKIPAHAEVKSVLASSLPPLVQQKILGTATTSTSGTVEASQIPTVVYVHPVNSVKFVVTKKTQTIYPKPVTFNTLQIPPNVATETQLKGGQHPQAAPVNSIFQEYLQPGIPCIIPVKSSNNVATKVLNTFVGRKNLGDNTIDTPLLNTNSSGRTHSVSEPIKDNALIMFNGKVWLNEKGTCGLPSKIDQQNSVSSDIPLKDSSQLVSSSIVTEISREILNSVLVKSKSFQLKTKSLSNSQLASMANLRAEKNEKVERPSFSVTNPHTMNQSTHCLKQSKTVFINPVFPDGFRTGQNAPRKGNLVQNIEKICSSVDAATVTSQQCVFRDQESQTQYEMASIVKKEIQEKGNNKKYSQGSHTNIKASCLKNDAEFKKLFGLTKDLRVCLTRIPDHLSSGKSFNSFNSLMKSSSYKDANIVVKKEEKKQSFSKKRKAETMKMGNTKKIKIENADDTVMSIMNGTDVASSQPLSSILPTSDISQHNIVTSHSTTREDKRTEAEHCSHEKQEKGTLSSSTSFEQSTFLNKNFMEDIFPVTPPELEETIRDEKIRRLKQILREKEAALEELRKKMYQKQ, encoded by the exons ATGTACCAAGTAGTTCCTACGATTGGCAGCGATGGAAAAAAACTTCTGCAATTACTTCCAATTTCTAAATCTTCTGGAAATCTTATCCCAGTAGTTCAGTCTCCAGTCATGTCTCATGGTTTGAAAGCGAATACTGAAAAACCAGTTCAAGTTACTTTTCAAACTCAGATTTCCAGCTCTTCCACAAGTGCATCTGTTCAATTGCCTGTTTTTCAGCCAGCCAATACTACAAAATGTTTTTTTACAGGAGCAATAGATACAACAGGAAAAGATAGAGTTACTTCTGTGAGGACTGGAAATTTTACACCACCAGTTTCTAACATTCAGAATCATGGTGTGAAAATTCATAAACTCACCAGGCAAACATTTACTATTCCTCCCTCAACACAAAATGATTCATCTCATTTTATATTCAATACCCCAAGTCTCCTACCAAATGTGAATTCTTCAATTTTGCCTTCTGGGAATCATTTAAAGATTCCAGCCCATGCTGAAGTGAAATCTGTACTTGCATCATCCTTGCCTCCTTTGGTTCAGCAAAAGATACTTGGAACTGCAACCACAAGTACCTCAGGAACAGTTGAGGCCTCCCAAATACCAACAGTTGTTTATGTACATCCTGTAAATTCAGTGAAATTTGTTGTTACCAAGAAAACTCAGACTATTTACCCCAAACCAGTGACATTCAATACCTTGCAAATTCCACCAAATGTTGCTACAGAAACACAATTAAAAGGTGGTCAGCATCCTCAAGCTGCTCCAGTGAACTCGATTTTTCAGGAGTATCTACAGCCTGGAATCCCATGTATTATTCCTGTTAAGTCTTCAAATAATGTGGCTACAAAGGTTTTAAACACTTTTGTAGGTAGGAAAAATCTGGGAGATAATACAATAGATACACCTCTGTTGAATACCAACAGTTCTGGCAGGACACACTCCGTAAGTGAACCTATTAAAGATAATGCTTTGATAATGTTTAATGGGAAAGTCTGGTTGAATGAAAAGGGGACATGCGGTCTGCCATCAAAAATTGACCAGCAGAATTCTGTTTCTTCTGATATTCCACTAAAAGATTCATCACAGCTAGTAAGTTCAAGTATAGTCACAGAAATATCCAGAGAGATTTTAAATAGTGTTTTGGTTAAAAGTAAATCTTTTCAGTTGAAGACAAAATCACTTTCAAATTCCCAGCTTGCTTCCATGGCCAATCTAAGAGCAGAGAAGAATGAAAAAGTGGAGAGACCATCTTTTTCTGTCACAAATCCACATACTATGAACCAGTCCACTCACTGCCTTAAACAGAGTAAGACTGTATTTATAAACCCAGTTTTTCCAGATGGATTTAGGACAGGACAGAATGCCCCCAGAAAAGGAAATCTCGTCCAGAACATAGAGAAAATATGTTCCTCTGTTGATGCAGCAACTGTTACTTCTCAACAGTGTGTTTTCAGAGACCAAGAATCACAG ACGCAGTATGAGATGGCATCAATAGTAAAAAAGGAAattcaagaaaaaggaaataacaaGAAATATTCTCAAGGAAGCCATACTAATATTAAGGCATCATGTCTGAAGAATGATGCTGAATTTAAAAAGCTATTTGGTCTCACTAAAGATTTGAGAGTATGTCTTACTCGAATTCCTGACCATCTGAGCTCTGGAAAAAGTTTTAATTCCTTTAACAGTTTGATGAAAAGTAGTTCTTACAAAGATGCAAACATTgtggtgaagaaagaagaaaaaaaacag AGtttctctaagaaaagaaaagcggAAACCATGAAGATGGGTAacacaaaaaagataaaaattgagAATGCTGATGACACGGTCATGAGCATCATGAATGGAACTGATGTTGCTAGTTCCCAACCTCTCAGTAGTATTTTACCAACATCAGACATATCACAACATAACATTGTCACAAGCCATAGTACAACCAGGGAAGACAAGAGAACTGAGGCAGAACACTGTTCTCATGAGAAGCAGGAAAAAGGCACATTAAGTTCAAGCACATCTTTTGAACAAAgtacttttttaaataaaaactttatgGAAGATATTTTTCCAGTGACACCACCAGAACTAGAAGAAACCATCAGAGATGAAAAAATAAGAAGACTTAAGcaaattttaagagaaaaagaagcagcTCTTGAAGAATTGCGTAAGAAGATGtaccaaaaacaataa
- the Lrif1 gene encoding ligand-dependent nuclear receptor-interacting factor 1 isoform 3 (isoform 3 is encoded by transcript variant 3), whose protein sequence is MAGGTRARSRANKAKPTQYEMASIVKKEIQEKGNNKKYSQGSHTNIKASCLKNDAEFKKLFGLTKDLRVCLTRIPDHLSSGKSFNSFNSLMKSSSYKDANIVVKKEEKKQSFSKKRKAETMKMGNTKKIKIENADDTVMSIMNGTDVASSQPLSSILPTSDISQHNIVTSHSTTREDKRTEAEHCSHEKQEKGTLSSSTSFEQSTFLNKNFMEDIFPVTPPELEETIRDEKIRRLKQILREKEAALEELRKKMYQKQ, encoded by the exons ACGCAGTATGAGATGGCATCAATAGTAAAAAAGGAAattcaagaaaaaggaaataacaaGAAATATTCTCAAGGAAGCCATACTAATATTAAGGCATCATGTCTGAAGAATGATGCTGAATTTAAAAAGCTATTTGGTCTCACTAAAGATTTGAGAGTATGTCTTACTCGAATTCCTGACCATCTGAGCTCTGGAAAAAGTTTTAATTCCTTTAACAGTTTGATGAAAAGTAGTTCTTACAAAGATGCAAACATTgtggtgaagaaagaagaaaaaaaacag AGtttctctaagaaaagaaaagcggAAACCATGAAGATGGGTAacacaaaaaagataaaaattgagAATGCTGATGACACGGTCATGAGCATCATGAATGGAACTGATGTTGCTAGTTCCCAACCTCTCAGTAGTATTTTACCAACATCAGACATATCACAACATAACATTGTCACAAGCCATAGTACAACCAGGGAAGACAAGAGAACTGAGGCAGAACACTGTTCTCATGAGAAGCAGGAAAAAGGCACATTAAGTTCAAGCACATCTTTTGAACAAAgtacttttttaaataaaaactttatgGAAGATATTTTTCCAGTGACACCACCAGAACTAGAAGAAACCATCAGAGATGAAAAAATAAGAAGACTTAAGcaaattttaagagaaaaagaagcagcTCTTGAAGAATTGCGTAAGAAGATGtaccaaaaacaataa
- the Lrif1 gene encoding ligand-dependent nuclear receptor-interacting factor 1 isoform 2 (isoform 2 is encoded by transcript variant 2) translates to MASIVKKEIQEKGNNKKYSQGSHTNIKASCLKNDAEFKKLFGLTKDLRVCLTRIPDHLSSGKSFNSFNSLMKSSSYKDANIVVKKEEKKQSFSKKRKAETMKMGNTKKIKIENADDTVMSIMNGTDVASSQPLSSILPTSDISQHNIVTSHSTTREDKRTEAEHCSHEKQEKGTLSSSTSFEQSTFLNKNFMEDIFPVTPPELEETIRDEKIRRLKQILREKEAALEELRKKMYQKQ, encoded by the exons ATGGCATCAATAGTAAAAAAGGAAattcaagaaaaaggaaataacaaGAAATATTCTCAAGGAAGCCATACTAATATTAAGGCATCATGTCTGAAGAATGATGCTGAATTTAAAAAGCTATTTGGTCTCACTAAAGATTTGAGAGTATGTCTTACTCGAATTCCTGACCATCTGAGCTCTGGAAAAAGTTTTAATTCCTTTAACAGTTTGATGAAAAGTAGTTCTTACAAAGATGCAAACATTgtggtgaagaaagaagaaaaaaaacag AGtttctctaagaaaagaaaagcggAAACCATGAAGATGGGTAacacaaaaaagataaaaattgagAATGCTGATGACACGGTCATGAGCATCATGAATGGAACTGATGTTGCTAGTTCCCAACCTCTCAGTAGTATTTTACCAACATCAGACATATCACAACATAACATTGTCACAAGCCATAGTACAACCAGGGAAGACAAGAGAACTGAGGCAGAACACTGTTCTCATGAGAAGCAGGAAAAAGGCACATTAAGTTCAAGCACATCTTTTGAACAAAgtacttttttaaataaaaactttatgGAAGATATTTTTCCAGTGACACCACCAGAACTAGAAGAAACCATCAGAGATGAAAAAATAAGAAGACTTAAGcaaattttaagagaaaaagaagcagcTCTTGAAGAATTGCGTAAGAAGATGtaccaaaaacaataa